The Bacillota bacterium LX-D genome has a window encoding:
- the hypB gene encoding hydrogenase nickel incorporation protein HypB, giving the protein MDTKKVEVIKDIHEENRKLAHKINDNLVKQGIFVVNVLGSPGAGKTSTIIELAKHLAGETKVYVIEGDIESDIDTKKLLELGIETVQINTKGACHLDAPMIASVLDSLQFQEKGILFIENIGNLVCPAEFEIGEHIKMLICSAAEGSDKPYKYPVVFEKANVILLNKSDLKKYVDFEDAFFTNGVKALNKEAPLFEVSCKTGEGFANAALWLKQVVQNANC; this is encoded by the coding sequence ATGGATACCAAAAAAGTTGAGGTAATTAAAGATATTCATGAAGAAAATAGAAAACTAGCTCATAAAATTAATGACAATTTAGTAAAACAAGGTATCTTCGTTGTTAATGTTTTAGGTTCTCCAGGAGCTGGAAAAACTTCAACCATTATAGAATTGGCGAAACACTTAGCTGGGGAAACTAAGGTTTATGTTATTGAAGGGGATATTGAATCGGATATTGATACGAAAAAACTATTGGAACTGGGAATAGAAACAGTACAAATTAACACAAAGGGTGCATGCCATTTGGATGCACCCATGATTGCCTCTGTTTTAGATAGTTTACAGTTCCAAGAAAAGGGTATTTTGTTTATCGAAAACATTGGGAATTTAGTTTGCCCGGCAGAATTTGAGATAGGTGAGCATATTAAAATGCTTATTTGTTCCGCTGCCGAGGGCAGCGATAAGCCTTATAAATATCCAGTAGTTTTTGAAAAAGCAAATGTAATCCTTTTGAATAAGAGTGATTTGAAAAAATACGTTGATTTTGAGGATGCTTTTTTTACCAATGGAGTTAAAGCTTTAAATAAAGAAGCGCCACTTTTTGAAGTCTCCTGTAAAACAGGGGAAGGGTTTGCTAATGCGGCTCTTTGGCTGAAACAGGTTGTGCAAAATGCTAACTGCTGA
- the hypD gene encoding hydrogenase formation protein HypD, with protein MLSVQQIIEELRAYNGRQLKLMEVCGTHTASIFKNGIRSFLSDKIKLISGPGCPVCVIPTGYIDRAIELAQQKDHVLLSFGDMLKVPGQEMSLSEAKARGARVEMIYSPLEVLPRALENLRQTFIIAAVGFETTAPTYTLLLEKAIEQKLPNIKLLTALRTIIPALDSLCLSEPDIDGFIAPGHVSAIIGQEVYKPLALKYKRPFVTTGFTTEHILASIYDLMKQSQNGKHEVHNLYPAVVAEEGNKIAVQQLEKYFTADVAYWRGIGKIPQSGLYLKEEYNSFDAGSRDNALQDKTPVHCKCGSVITGRIAPNECPMFGKGCTPMKPQGPCMVSSEGTCGIWFRHGR; from the coding sequence GTGCTTAGCGTTCAGCAGATAATTGAGGAACTTCGGGCGTATAATGGGCGTCAATTAAAATTAATGGAAGTATGCGGCACACACACGGCCAGTATTTTTAAAAATGGAATTAGAAGTTTTTTATCAGATAAAATTAAGCTTATTTCTGGGCCAGGATGCCCTGTTTGTGTAATACCAACGGGATATATAGACCGAGCAATAGAATTAGCCCAACAAAAGGACCACGTACTCCTTTCCTTTGGTGACATGCTTAAAGTGCCGGGTCAGGAGATGTCTTTAAGTGAAGCTAAAGCCAGGGGAGCCAGAGTGGAAATGATCTACTCACCCTTAGAGGTATTGCCTAGGGCTTTGGAAAACCTTAGGCAGACATTTATTATTGCTGCAGTTGGTTTTGAAACTACTGCTCCTACCTATACTCTTTTGTTAGAAAAAGCCATTGAGCAAAAATTACCGAACATTAAACTGCTAACAGCTTTAAGGACAATTATTCCTGCTTTAGACAGCTTGTGTTTGTCTGAGCCGGATATTGATGGCTTTATTGCTCCGGGCCATGTAAGCGCAATTATTGGGCAAGAAGTTTATAAGCCTTTAGCTTTAAAATACAAACGTCCTTTTGTCACAACAGGTTTTACAACGGAGCATATTTTAGCTTCGATTTACGATTTGATGAAGCAGTCTCAAAATGGTAAGCATGAAGTTCATAATCTCTATCCTGCTGTTGTAGCTGAAGAAGGAAATAAAATTGCTGTTCAGCAGCTGGAAAAATATTTTACGGCTGATGTAGCTTATTGGAGGGGAATTGGCAAAATTCCTCAATCTGGGTTATATTTAAAGGAAGAATACAACTCCTTTGATGCAGGTTCTAGAGATAATGCTCTGCAGGATAAAACACCTGTTCATTGTAAATGTGGCAGTGTCATTACCGGAAGAATAGCACCTAATGAATGCCCAATGTTTGGGAAAGGGTGTACGCCAATGAAGCCCCAAGGCCCATGTATGGTTTCTTCCGAGGGAACTTGCGGAATTTGGTTTAGACACGGAAGGTGA
- the ligA gene encoding NAD-dependent DNA ligase LigA produces MDLQEAEKRLAYLRKEIEKHNYQYYVLDAPLITDAQYDVLMKELISLEQQFPQLVTPDSPSHRVGGLALKVFQSYDHRKPLLSLGNAFNAEDLREFHRRVTSQVGGEVEYVVEHKIDGLSIGLIYENGILATGATRGDGTTGEDVTTNIKTIPAIPLRIGTDLPRLEVRGEVYMGKKAFARINQEREENGELTFANPRNAAAGSVRQLDPKVTANRNLSAFIYEVTHIEGQKLTFQDEVLEFLQKLNFPINQHYKICKSIEEAINYCQEWTSKRSELPYEIDGMVIKVNDLRQQNELGTTAKSPRWAIAYKFPAEQVETVVEDIIVRVGRTGVLTPTACLKPVRVAGSTVSRATLHNEDIIREKDIKIGDKVLIQKAGDVIPEVVEVLKEQRSGAEKDFTLPQRCPECGAKVVRPENEVAARCTGGLACPAQVREGIIHFVSRDAMNIEGLGPKVIEQLLNTGLIKDAADLYYLQAEQLIKLERMGQQSVNNLLTAIRESKERDLGQLIFALGIRHVGSKAGKLLAKHFQSLDELAQASIDELQKIPDIGLKAAESMLNFFAEPINQKVIAKLRQAGVNMTSSQKAVVPGRLQDKKFVITGTLAKMNRKEAEALIEEQGGQVASSVSKKTDYVVVGEDPGSKYTKALQLGVAILNEDEFLSLINK; encoded by the coding sequence ATGGATTTGCAGGAAGCCGAGAAACGTCTCGCTTATTTACGTAAGGAAATAGAAAAGCATAATTACCAATATTATGTTTTAGATGCACCTTTAATTACAGATGCTCAATACGATGTTTTAATGAAAGAATTAATCAGCCTGGAACAGCAATTCCCCCAGCTAGTTACTCCTGATTCCCCCAGCCACCGGGTTGGAGGTTTAGCTCTAAAGGTTTTTCAAAGCTATGACCACCGTAAGCCTTTATTAAGCTTGGGGAATGCTTTTAATGCTGAAGATCTACGAGAGTTTCACCGCCGAGTAACAAGTCAGGTGGGGGGAGAAGTTGAATATGTAGTAGAGCATAAAATTGATGGGTTATCTATTGGTTTAATTTACGAAAATGGAATCCTTGCTACGGGAGCTACTAGGGGAGATGGAACAACAGGTGAGGATGTAACTACAAATATTAAGACTATACCTGCCATACCATTAAGGATTGGTACTGATTTACCTCGTCTGGAAGTCCGGGGGGAAGTATATATGGGTAAAAAAGCCTTTGCCCGGATTAATCAGGAAAGAGAAGAAAATGGGGAACTGACTTTTGCCAATCCACGGAACGCAGCTGCAGGTTCTGTGCGCCAACTGGATCCAAAAGTTACAGCCAATCGAAACCTAAGTGCTTTTATTTATGAAGTAACACATATTGAAGGACAAAAGCTAACTTTTCAAGATGAAGTTTTAGAATTTCTCCAAAAATTAAACTTTCCTATCAATCAGCATTATAAAATTTGCAAAAGTATCGAAGAAGCCATTAACTACTGCCAAGAATGGACATCTAAAAGATCTGAACTGCCCTATGAAATCGATGGAATGGTCATTAAGGTCAATGATTTAAGACAACAAAACGAATTAGGTACTACAGCTAAAAGCCCCCGCTGGGCTATTGCTTATAAGTTTCCAGCTGAGCAGGTTGAAACCGTTGTAGAAGATATTATTGTAAGAGTTGGAAGGACAGGAGTATTGACCCCAACAGCTTGTCTAAAGCCTGTTCGGGTAGCTGGGTCAACAGTCAGTAGAGCGACATTGCATAACGAAGATATTATCCGAGAAAAGGATATTAAAATAGGGGATAAAGTCTTAATCCAAAAAGCAGGAGATGTAATCCCCGAGGTTGTAGAGGTTTTAAAGGAGCAAAGATCAGGAGCAGAAAAGGATTTTACATTACCTCAAAGATGCCCTGAATGTGGAGCCAAAGTAGTTCGACCGGAAAACGAAGTAGCTGCGCGCTGCACAGGTGGACTGGCTTGTCCTGCCCAAGTACGGGAAGGTATTATCCATTTTGTTTCTCGGGATGCTATGAATATCGAAGGCTTGGGCCCAAAAGTAATTGAGCAGCTATTAAATACCGGTCTAATTAAAGATGCCGCCGACTTATATTATTTGCAAGCAGAACAGCTGATAAAGCTAGAAAGAATGGGCCAGCAGTCCGTTAATAATTTACTAACTGCTATTAGGGAAAGTAAAGAAAGGGATTTAGGACAGCTTATCTTTGCTTTAGGTATTCGCCATGTAGGTTCCAAAGCAGGGAAACTTTTGGCTAAACATTTTCAATCTTTAGATGAGTTAGCCCAAGCTAGTATAGATGAATTGCAAAAAATACCTGATATCGGTCTGAAGGCTGCTGAAAGTATGCTAAATTTTTTCGCAGAACCAATTAACCAAAAGGTCATTGCTAAGCTGCGGCAAGCTGGCGTAAACATGACCAGCAGTCAGAAAGCTGTTGTACCAGGCAGGCTGCAAGATAAAAAATTTGTCATAACAGGTACTTTAGCCAAAATGAACCGCAAGGAGGCTGAAGCTTTAATTGAAGAACAAGGTGGCCAAGTAGCATCCAGCGTCAGTAAAAAAACAGATTATGTGGTTGTGGGGGAAGATCCTGGTTCCAAATATACTAAGGCGCTGCAGCTGGGAGTAGCAATCTTAAATGAAGATGAGTTTCTTAGCCTCATAAATAAATAA
- the pcrA gene encoding DNA helicase PcrA encodes MQDLLDKLNPAQKEAVLHREGPLLILAGAGSGKTRVLTHRVAYLIDQGVDPSQILAITFTNKAAKEMKERLTSLVGSRAVDRLWVSTFHACCVRILRKEIGNLGYQSNFVIYDTGDQQTLIKNCLRELNLDEKKFTPRAVAAAISNGKNQLLSPEQYDRLSANFFANKVSEVYRLYQEKLKANNALDFDDLLMLTVKLFKENTPVLHYYQEKFKYILIDEYQDTNHAQYLIVKMLAKGYRNLCAVGDPDQSIYGWRGADIQNILDFEEDYPEAKIIKLEQNYRSTKTILQAANNVILNNTGRKQKELWTDNEKGRPITCFMGQNERYEAQFIVDEICKQHQVDGIPYSDFAILYRTNAQSRIIEEVLVRNAIPYEIFGGLKFYERKEIKDILAYLRVLANPADDISLERIINVPKRGIGDATLNKVQEFAAGQGLSIYNALKIVQEIPGLSSRFINSLKQFSDLLEKFRAKMDRIPLTELVQIVLNDTGYLAELEVEKTVEAQTRIENLQEFLSVTAEFDRQSEDKTLVTFLAQTALVTDLDAYTENEEKVVLMTLHTAKGLEYPVVFLAGMEEGVFPHTRALLDEGELEEERRLCYVGMTRAQQNLYLTRAWQRTLYGNTVYNAPSRFLDEIPEHLKEDYQANKSNSSHFAGTSSKTASISKNVGTGAASKSMESFNLGDHVAHQKWGEGVVVKVEGKGENIQLNIAFPDLGIKTVMAKYAPITKL; translated from the coding sequence ATGCAAGATTTATTAGATAAATTAAATCCGGCGCAAAAAGAGGCTGTTTTGCATCGGGAAGGCCCTTTATTAATTTTAGCTGGAGCCGGAAGTGGCAAAACCCGAGTTTTAACTCATCGTGTTGCCTATTTAATTGACCAAGGGGTAGATCCGAGCCAAATTTTAGCTATTACTTTTACTAATAAAGCTGCTAAAGAGATGAAAGAAAGATTAACTTCTTTAGTGGGTTCAAGGGCGGTGGATCGTTTATGGGTTAGCACTTTCCATGCTTGTTGTGTCCGGATTTTACGGAAGGAAATTGGAAATTTAGGCTACCAAAGTAACTTTGTAATTTACGACACAGGTGATCAGCAGACTTTAATTAAAAATTGTCTGCGAGAACTAAATTTAGATGAAAAAAAGTTTACTCCTCGTGCTGTGGCAGCTGCCATCAGCAATGGGAAAAATCAATTATTAAGCCCAGAACAGTATGACCGCTTGTCTGCAAACTTCTTTGCAAACAAAGTAAGCGAAGTTTACCGACTTTACCAAGAGAAACTAAAAGCCAACAATGCACTGGACTTTGATGACCTCTTAATGCTTACAGTTAAGTTATTTAAAGAAAATACGCCTGTTTTACACTATTACCAAGAGAAATTTAAATATATTTTAATCGACGAATATCAAGATACTAACCATGCCCAATACTTAATTGTGAAAATGCTAGCTAAAGGATACCGAAACCTTTGTGCCGTAGGGGATCCTGATCAGTCTATTTACGGTTGGAGAGGTGCTGACATTCAAAATATTCTGGATTTTGAAGAAGACTATCCTGAAGCTAAGATTATTAAACTTGAGCAAAATTATCGGTCTACAAAAACAATTCTTCAAGCAGCTAATAATGTTATCCTTAATAACACTGGCAGAAAGCAAAAAGAATTATGGACCGATAACGAAAAAGGTCGTCCTATTACTTGTTTTATGGGTCAAAATGAACGCTATGAGGCTCAGTTTATTGTCGATGAAATATGTAAGCAACATCAGGTAGACGGTATACCTTATTCTGATTTTGCTATTTTGTATCGGACTAATGCTCAATCTCGTATTATTGAAGAAGTTTTGGTGCGGAATGCCATACCTTACGAAATTTTTGGGGGCTTAAAATTCTACGAGCGTAAAGAAATTAAGGATATATTGGCATATTTAAGGGTCCTTGCTAACCCTGCTGATGACATTAGTTTAGAAAGAATAATTAATGTTCCCAAAAGGGGAATTGGAGATGCAACCTTAAATAAAGTACAGGAATTTGCTGCAGGTCAAGGGCTAAGCATTTATAACGCACTCAAAATTGTGCAGGAGATACCTGGCTTAAGCTCTAGGTTTATAAATAGCTTAAAGCAATTTAGCGATTTATTGGAAAAATTTCGGGCTAAAATGGATAGAATACCATTAACAGAATTAGTCCAAATTGTCTTGAACGATACAGGATATTTAGCGGAACTAGAAGTGGAAAAAACCGTTGAGGCTCAGACTAGAATTGAAAACTTACAGGAATTTTTATCTGTAACAGCTGAATTTGATCGGCAGTCGGAAGATAAAACCTTAGTGACCTTTTTAGCCCAAACTGCTTTAGTTACAGATCTAGACGCATATACGGAAAACGAGGAAAAGGTTGTATTAATGACCTTGCATACAGCTAAAGGCCTGGAATACCCGGTAGTTTTTTTAGCGGGGATGGAAGAAGGAGTATTCCCCCATACCAGAGCTCTTCTTGATGAAGGGGAATTAGAAGAGGAAAGGCGCCTCTGTTATGTAGGAATGACCAGAGCGCAGCAAAATCTCTATTTAACTAGAGCTTGGCAGAGAACCTTATACGGCAATACGGTTTATAATGCTCCTTCTAGGTTTTTAGATGAAATACCTGAACATTTGAAAGAGGATTATCAGGCCAATAAAAGCAACTCTAGCCATTTTGCAGGAACTAGCAGCAAAACTGCTTCTATTTCAAAAAACGTGGGCACAGGAGCTGCCTCCAAATCCATGGAAAGTTTTAATTTAGGAGATCATGTTGCTCATCAGAAATGGGGAGAGGGAGTCGTAGTTAAAGTTGAAGGGAAAGGTGAAAACATTCAATTAAATATAGCTTTTCCAGATTTAGGTATTAAAACAGTTATGGCCAAATATGCCCCAATTACAAAATTATAG
- a CDS encoding 4Fe-4S binding protein: MSVLHFSKTVLKSLFGKPATLMYPVQVREYSDNTRGQIHFNGDDCILCGLCQKKCPAGAIKVSRDEQKWEINRFRCIACNYCSEVCPKKCLEMVNKYVTPRIAPDSVETFTSPYVPPSKKPAAEKGKTISA, from the coding sequence GTGTCAGTGTTACATTTTTCGAAAACAGTGCTGAAAAGTTTGTTTGGTAAGCCTGCAACTTTGATGTATCCTGTGCAAGTTAGGGAATACTCAGATAATACTAGAGGCCAAATTCATTTTAATGGAGATGATTGTATTCTTTGCGGCCTGTGTCAGAAAAAATGCCCTGCAGGTGCAATTAAGGTTAGTAGAGACGAGCAAAAATGGGAAATTAATCGCTTTAGATGCATTGCCTGTAACTACTGCAGCGAAGTGTGCCCCAAAAAATGTTTAGAAATGGTTAACAAATATGTGACACCAAGAATTGCACCAGATAGTGTAGAAACATTTACCAGCCCGTATGTTCCTCCAAGCAAGAAGCCAGCAGCTGAAAAGGGAAAAACAATTAGTGCATGA
- a CDS encoding HypC/HybG/HupF family hydrogenase formation chaperone: protein MCVAIPGKVLELSGKVGKVDFNGNIINVDVSLVKAQVGDYVLVHAGCAIEVMKEEQAKEILSIFKELEEVTRA from the coding sequence ATGTGCGTAGCAATTCCAGGAAAAGTTTTAGAGCTAAGTGGAAAAGTTGGCAAAGTTGATTTCAACGGGAACATTATTAATGTAGATGTTAGTTTAGTTAAAGCTCAAGTTGGAGATTATGTTTTAGTTCATGCCGGGTGTGCCATAGAAGTTATGAAAGAAGAGCAGGCAAAAGAAATTCTAAGTATTTTTAAGGAGCTTGAGGAGGTAACCCGTGCTTAG
- the hypA gene encoding hydrogenase maturation nickel metallochaperone HypA, whose amino-acid sequence MHEYPITEQIVRIAEESARNNNAEKVVAINLVVGELSGFIGDSIQMYFDIISKGTIVEGAQLNIRYIKPKLKCEKCDIYFTRPKFSFACPQCGANGVPTEIGKEFFVEDIEIALPST is encoded by the coding sequence GTGCATGAATATCCGATAACAGAACAAATTGTCAGAATTGCCGAGGAATCTGCTAGGAATAATAATGCTGAAAAAGTTGTTGCAATAAATTTAGTTGTTGGTGAACTTTCAGGTTTTATAGGTGATTCAATTCAAATGTATTTTGATATAATATCTAAAGGAACAATAGTTGAGGGAGCTCAGTTAAATATTCGCTACATTAAGCCTAAGTTAAAGTGTGAAAAATGTGATATTTACTTTACTAGGCCGAAATTCTCTTTTGCTTGCCCTCAGTGCGGTGCCAACGGTGTTCCTACAGAGATAGGCAAGGAATTTTTTGTAGAAGATATTGAAATTGCGTTGCCCTCAACATAA
- the hypE gene encoding hydrogenase expression/formation protein HypE, with product MKITMAHGSGGNATKELITELFQKNFSNQILNQMEDAAVLPGAPKFALTTDSFVITPLFFPGGDIGKLAVCGTVNDLAMVGATPRYLTSSFIMEEGLDFADLEKIVESMKKAAAEAGVDIVAGDTKVVEGKGGVYINTAGVGFLTLENSISAQNAAPGDAVILSGTLGNHHACILARRMKIENSIASDCAPLNQIVANLLKGGVKVKSMRDVTRGGLATVLNEIAESAGVTINIGEEKIPVDQEVQSFCGILGLDPLYMANEGKMICIVPKEDVQKTLEIMHQSKYGEKAALIGHVADHDGKKVVLTTKLGGQRLVDILYGEGLPRIC from the coding sequence ATGAAAATTACAATGGCTCATGGCAGCGGTGGAAATGCAACAAAAGAACTAATTACAGAATTATTTCAGAAAAATTTTAGCAATCAAATTTTAAATCAAATGGAAGATGCTGCAGTTTTGCCTGGGGCTCCTAAATTTGCTTTGACGACAGATTCCTTTGTAATTACACCTCTTTTTTTCCCAGGTGGGGATATTGGTAAGTTAGCTGTTTGTGGTACTGTCAACGATTTAGCTATGGTGGGGGCAACACCTCGCTATTTAACATCATCCTTTATCATGGAAGAAGGCTTAGATTTTGCAGACCTGGAAAAAATCGTTGAATCGATGAAAAAGGCAGCAGCAGAGGCGGGAGTTGACATTGTTGCAGGGGACACTAAGGTGGTTGAAGGAAAAGGCGGGGTCTATATAAATACAGCTGGTGTAGGCTTTTTGACCCTGGAAAACAGCATTAGTGCCCAAAACGCAGCCCCAGGAGATGCTGTAATCTTAAGCGGAACTCTAGGTAACCATCATGCCTGTATTTTAGCGCGGAGAATGAAGATAGAAAATAGCATTGCCAGTGACTGTGCCCCATTAAACCAAATAGTTGCTAATTTACTAAAGGGTGGAGTTAAAGTCAAGTCTATGCGGGATGTCACCCGAGGCGGGCTGGCAACAGTCCTTAATGAAATAGCCGAGAGCGCGGGAGTAACAATTAATATTGGTGAAGAAAAAATCCCTGTGGATCAGGAAGTACAAAGTTTTTGCGGTATTTTAGGGTTAGATCCTTTGTATATGGCCAATGAAGGTAAAATGATCTGTATTGTTCCTAAGGAGGATGTGCAAAAAACATTAGAGATTATGCACCAAAGTAAGTATGGGGAAAAGGCAGCTTTAATCGGCCACGTGGCTGATCATGACGGTAAAAAAGTTGTTTTGACTACTAAACTAGGGGGCCAGCGTTTAGTGGATATTCTTTATGGAGAGGGATTACCGAGAATATGCTAG
- the hypF gene encoding carbamoyltransferase HypF yields MLTADIRIWGIVQGVGFRPFIARLATEHGLKGSVANEGGSVHILATGSKESLENFLQDIHRKKPLPAEIIHLETRYQEKEVQEDTFKIVTSSTRDKDLIFIPPDLAICEECRQELFRPDDQRYRHPFISCMLCGPRYTIMDHVPYDRDTTSMVDFPMCDFCYSQYSDSSNRRFHAQTISCHNCGPQLIYRPLPSGEEIKEQEALEHAAISLKKGEIIAIKGIGGYHLACIPFDETAVLKLRELKVREEKPFAVMFSDIAEIKDYCHVSEFEAHVLSGRERPIVLLEQISNQTKPLAPAVLMDSRFVGAFLPYTPLHYLLLEKTGPLIMTSANLSDEPIIKDDAEIFNLQHPFLSGVLYNKRRIIISIDDSVVKCFKNNTQFLRRARGYVPLPIALGKSTQIDLLACGGELKNTFCLVKRNFAYLSQHIGDLEREENFQAFEKTMLRMEELLEISPSIVSCDLHPNYYTTRFAKKFGLELVQVQHHYAHIAAVMAEKQLDEEVIGVAFDGTGYGTDGKIWGGEFLLCSPLDFSRVGHLQYIPLPGGDLSVKEGWKTAYMYLYQAGLEDTINDGRWPILKAALLNNINMHESSSMGRLFDAVAVILGIRQQASYEGQLAILLENAAAQYLLGGRELGSYDYTILENDHELVIDVFPCIRQMVAEQKQGKEITSIAYRFHRTVACFTVEMCTKLREKYKINKVAISGGVFQNSILFTQTVHDLERQGFEVLYNTKVPPNDGGISLGQAYVTLNKYNQGLF; encoded by the coding sequence ATGCTAACTGCTGATATTAGAATTTGGGGTATAGTCCAAGGTGTAGGCTTTCGCCCATTTATAGCTAGGTTAGCAACTGAGCATGGGCTAAAAGGCTCAGTTGCTAACGAAGGTGGCAGTGTGCATATTCTGGCAACGGGTAGCAAAGAGTCTCTAGAAAACTTTCTGCAGGATATCCACCGGAAAAAACCTTTGCCTGCGGAAATTATCCATTTAGAAACTAGGTATCAGGAAAAGGAAGTCCAGGAAGATACATTTAAAATTGTTACTAGCAGTACTAGAGATAAGGATTTAATCTTTATACCGCCTGATTTGGCTATTTGCGAGGAATGCCGGCAGGAACTTTTCCGACCTGATGATCAAAGATACCGGCATCCTTTCATTAGCTGTATGTTATGCGGGCCTAGATATACAATTATGGATCATGTGCCTTATGATCGTGATACAACTTCAATGGTTGATTTTCCTATGTGTGACTTTTGTTACTCACAATATAGTGATTCTTCCAACAGGAGATTTCATGCTCAAACAATTTCTTGCCATAACTGCGGACCTCAGTTAATTTATCGTCCTCTGCCAAGTGGGGAGGAAATTAAAGAACAGGAAGCATTGGAACATGCTGCTATATCCCTAAAAAAAGGAGAAATTATTGCCATTAAAGGCATAGGAGGGTATCATTTAGCTTGCATTCCATTTGATGAAACAGCAGTACTCAAATTACGTGAGCTAAAAGTACGGGAAGAGAAGCCCTTTGCAGTAATGTTTAGCGATATAGCTGAGATTAAGGATTACTGTCATGTTTCAGAATTTGAAGCACATGTTTTAAGTGGGCGGGAAAGACCCATTGTCTTATTAGAACAAATTTCTAATCAAACAAAGCCTCTTGCACCTGCTGTTTTGATGGACAGCAGGTTTGTAGGAGCTTTTTTGCCATATACTCCATTGCACTATTTGCTCTTAGAAAAAACTGGGCCATTGATTATGACTAGTGCTAATCTTTCTGACGAGCCTATTATTAAAGATGATGCTGAAATTTTTAACTTACAGCATCCTTTTCTATCTGGAGTACTTTATAACAAACGCAGAATAATTATTTCTATCGATGATTCTGTTGTTAAATGTTTTAAAAATAATACTCAGTTCTTACGCAGAGCCAGAGGGTACGTTCCCTTGCCTATAGCATTAGGGAAATCAACGCAAATTGATCTTTTAGCTTGCGGAGGAGAACTAAAAAATACCTTTTGTCTAGTGAAAAGAAATTTTGCTTATCTTAGTCAACATATTGGTGATTTGGAAAGGGAGGAAAACTTCCAAGCCTTTGAAAAAACTATGCTGCGAATGGAGGAACTCTTAGAAATCAGTCCCAGCATTGTTAGTTGCGACTTGCATCCCAATTATTATACAACTAGGTTTGCGAAAAAATTTGGTTTGGAACTAGTGCAAGTACAGCATCACTATGCCCATATTGCAGCAGTTATGGCTGAAAAGCAGTTAGATGAGGAAGTCATCGGAGTAGCTTTTGATGGTACAGGCTATGGTACTGATGGTAAAATATGGGGTGGAGAATTTCTACTTTGCAGTCCACTAGATTTTAGCAGAGTTGGTCATTTACAGTATATTCCTTTACCAGGAGGAGACCTTTCGGTTAAAGAGGGTTGGAAGACAGCTTATATGTATTTATATCAAGCTGGTTTAGAAGATACTATTAATGATGGGCGGTGGCCGATTTTAAAAGCCGCTTTGTTAAATAATATTAATATGCATGAGTCATCAAGCATGGGCCGCCTTTTCGATGCTGTGGCCGTTATCCTAGGTATTCGGCAACAGGCTAGTTATGAAGGGCAGCTGGCAATTTTGTTGGAAAATGCTGCTGCTCAGTATCTGTTGGGCGGTCGTGAATTAGGCTCCTATGATTATACGATTCTCGAAAATGACCATGAATTAGTCATTGATGTTTTTCCTTGTATCAGACAAATGGTTGCTGAGCAAAAGCAAGGTAAGGAAATAACAAGCATTGCCTACCGTTTTCATAGAACTGTTGCTTGTTTTACTGTAGAAATGTGTACAAAACTACGAGAAAAATATAAAATTAATAAGGTAGCTATTAGCGGTGGTGTTTTTCAAAATAGTATTTTGTTTACCCAAACAGTTCATGATTTAGAAAGGCAAGGTTTTGAAGTTTTATATAACACAAAGGTACCTCCTAACGACGGAGGGATATCTTTAGGACAAGCTTACGTGACACTGAACAAGTATAATCAAGGTCTTTTTTAA